In Helianthus annuus cultivar XRQ/B chromosome 3, HanXRQr2.0-SUNRISE, whole genome shotgun sequence, a single window of DNA contains:
- the LOC110932296 gene encoding PKS-NRPS hybrid synthetase CHGG_01239-like, translated as MSGWGNFFNVFDNEANQGSYDNNEDNKAGMFDLNAPFDSILASDAGQDSWGLDAIQPNYAGYYPSQHPVNFEAPPVSFGPPTDISQSPPISDGPPECPNADQERSEFQNKQIFASMDELVEWCRDVGRVNGYALVTKCTIYDKQGSEGHPSLMRLTPSEERTVEQMTHQNIKPRDILAAIKEQNPHNVSTRNTIYNARAKLGRMEQVGETPMQILFDRLGKVGFVFYHRTSQNGERVEDVFFIHPESNMLWRAFPHVLLIDATYKTNRYKMPLVQIIGVTSTLMSFCIAHAFVSNEKQENFTWVLQRLKHSLDSVMEPRVIVTDRDRALMNACATVFPRARHSLCRWHIQQNIFKYCRKSFKTDDQWERFLYRWGELIKSRPIMTTTTEIMNYLDSIWLQPYRDRFVSFWSDQHLNFGQRTTNRAEGQHALLKQYLGDSNYTLEKVVPLIDKLIRNQVTEIRASIETSRSRTLGHQNKPIFNILLKKVSHACLELISDEVNEIEKLMLYNRTCACRLYTSCGLPCACRLEPYTTNGEMIPLELIDPFWRKLNLDSIVEPSKVDSFDLNGEFALLKQHLSAQPRELKKNLIQKMKDLVQLNKTKLKQPVVQKNTRGRPTLKAQQQRKDDSFTEPSRHNFFTTQDQHSDSQDGFGTQESAIEPTRHSSFVESQSYCTETPMFLGEIAKGAKNSKTKNKVAKSKEEPPDLPLLPVGQVNMFLHYQKFIPPCFYPHLSHIQNVQGDDDMAESSAAGAARGGRGQGQGRGRGRGRERGRGRGQEEEVVPDFTETGRFVRDIPRGTVAYRVLGKLREMVLDAPRTIDF; from the exons ATGTCGGGTTGGGGTAACTTTTTTAATGTGTTTGATAACGAGGCGAATCAGGGGAGTTATGATAACAATGAAGATAACAAAGCGGGCATGTTTGATCTGAATGCTCCGTTCGATTCCATTCTTGCGTCGGATGCAGGTCAGGATAGTTGGGGTTTGGATGCCATTCAGCCTAATTATGCTGGTTATTATCCATCGCAACACCCGGTTAATTTTGAAGCCCCTCCTGTTAGTTTTGGACCACCGACTGATATTTCTCAGTCTCCTCCCATAAGTGATGGACCGCCGGAGTGTCCAAATGCTGACCAGGAACGTAGTGAGTTTCAAAACAAGCAG ATATTCGCTAGCATGGATGAATTGGTAGAGTGGTGTAGAGATGTTGGACGCGTAAATGGCTACGCCCTCGtcaccaaatgcaccatctacgaTAAACAGGGTAGCG AGGGTCATCCGTCCCTAATGAGGCTGACTCCATCAGAAGAGAGGACGGTGGAGCAAATGACGCATCAGAACATAAAACCACGAGACATTCTTGCTGCCATTAAAGAACAGAACCCCCATAATGTCTCAACAAGAAACACCATATACAACGCTCGGGCCAAATTGGGTCGAATGGAACAAGTCGGCGAGACTCCAATGCAGATACTTTTCGACCGGTTGGGGAAGGTTGGGTTTGTTTTTTACCATAGAACATCTCAAAACGGCGAACGGGTCGAGGATGTTTTCTTCATCCACCCAGAGTCGAACATGTTGTGGCGCGCCTTCCCGCATGTGTTACTTATAGACGCCACCTACAAGACGAATCGGTACAAAATGCCGCTTGTCCAGATTATCGGCGTTACAtccacgttgatgtcgttttgcaTTGCTCATGCGTTCGTAAGCAACGAGAAACAGGAAAACTTCACATGGGTTCTACAGAGGTTGAAACACTCATTAGACAGTGTTATGGAACCCCGTGTAATAGTAACGGATAGAGATCGCGCCCTAATGAACGCATGTGCAACCGTGTTTCCCAGGGCTAGACATTCATTGTGTAGGTGGCACATACAGCAAAACATCTTCAAATATTGCAGGAAAAGCTTTAAAACAGATGATCAATGGGAAAGGTTTCTTTACAGGTGGGGCGAGCTAATTAAGTCAAGACCAATCATGACTACAACTACTG AGATTATGAACTATTTGGATTCAATCTGGTTACAACCATATAGAGACCGGTTTGTTTCGTTCTGGAGCGACCAACATCTGAACTTCGGTCAACGTACAACGAACAGGGCAGAGGGTCaacatgcccttttgaagcagTACCTAGGCGACTCTAATTACACCCTGGAGAAAGTGGTACCACTTATCGATAAGCTCATAAGAAACCAGGTGACAGAAATCAGAGCCAGCATTGAAACAAGCAGGAGCCGAACATTGGGTCATCAAAACAAACCAATATTTAATATCCTACTAAAGAAGGTTTCACATGCCTGCCTAGAGTTGATATCAGACGAAGTAAATGAAATAGAAAAATTAATGTTATATAACCGTACATGCGCGTGCCGTTTGTATACAAGCTGTGGGTTGCCGTGCGCGTGTCGGTTGGAACCGTATACAACGAATG GTGAAATGATCCCGTTGGAGTTGATAGACCCTTTTTGGAGAAAGTTAAATTTGGACTCCATAGTGGAACCGAGCAAGGTGGACTCTTTCGACTTAAACGGCGAATTTGCGCTTCTCAAACAACATTTAAGTGCTCAGCCGAGAGAACTCAAGAAAAACTTGATTCAAAAAATGAAGGATTTGGTACAACTCAATAAGACGAAGCTTAAACAACCAGTTGTGCAAAAAAACACACGGGGTCGTCCAACTTTAAAAGCTCAGCAACAAAGGAAGGATGATTCGTTTACGGAGCCTTCTAGACACAACTTTTTTACAACGCAGGACCAGCATAGTGATTCACAAGATGGGTTTGGCACACAAGAGTCAGCGATCGAACCTACCAGGCACAGCTCGTTTGTCGAGTCACAAAGTTATTGTACTGAAACACCTATGTTCCTCGGCGAGATTGCGAAAGGCGCTAAGAATTCGAAAACGAAAAACAAGGTCGCAAAATCAAAGGAAGAGCCACCAGATTTACCTTTGCTGCCTGTCGGACAAGTTAATATGTTCTTGCACTACCAAAAGTTCATTCCACCGTGCTTCTATCCACACCTCAGTCACATACAAAATGTGCAGGGTGATG ACGATATGGCTGAGTCATCAGCAGCTGGTGCGGCCCGTGGAGGTCGAGGTCAGGGTCAGGGTCGGGGCCGTGGACGTGGACGCGAACGGGGACGTGGACGTGGacaggaggaggaggttgtgccCGATTTTACTGAGACGGGGCGGTTTGTTAGAGATATCCCCCGAGGTACCGTTGCCTATAGGGTTTTGGGCAAATTACGGGAGATGGTGCTGGATGCGCCTCGGACCATAGATTTTTAG
- the LOC110930184 gene encoding WAT1-related protein At5g40240 isoform X2, with protein MGVEERGRMVYKDVLPFAGMMMVEFILVGGNTLYKSASVQGINSYVFTFYVFLIGFIFLLPCIFILHRYMSQIFGYIGLKYGSPTLSSIMSNLSPAFTFVLAFFFSMEKVHLRSYTSQAKIIGTLLSILGAITATVYSGPSLLSTSMNTDWIIGGILLASQYFLLSFALVAQAKILVEYSVDLIVVFVFGISGLLVAGLGALIMARDLESWKLRLDVVLATILYMGFTSGFFNVVVQIWVLRVKGPVYVAMFKPLTIVIAVFMGVLILGDSLQLGSVLGGCIITIGFYVVVWGKAKEDNESALTISAPLLESHEEDF; from the exons ATGGGTGTTGAAGAGAGAGGCAGGATGGTGTATAAAGATGTATTGCCATTTGCAGGGATGATGATGGTCGAGTTCATCCTTGTTGGAGGTAACACACTCTACAAATCCGCAAGTGTTCAAGGCATTAACTCTTATGTTTTCACCTTTTATGTCTTCCTTATTGGCTTCATCTTCCTCTTGCCATGCATCTTTATCCTGCACAG GTACATGTCACAAATATTCGGATATATTGGTCTCAAGTATGGTTCTCCAACTCTATCATCGATCATGAGCAACCTTTCACCAGCTTTTACCTTCGTGCTTGCATTTTTCTTCAG TATGGAAAAGGTACATTTGCGAAGCTATACCAGTCAGGCTAAAATTATAGGAACACTATTGTCGATATTAGGAGCAATAACAGCAACCGTTTATAGCGGTCCATCACTTTTATCGACCTCAATGAACACGGACTGGATCATTGGTGGCATTTTACTTGCTAGTCAATATTTTCTACTTTCGTTCGCTTTAGTTGCCCAG GCAAAGATATTGGTAGAGTATTCTGTGGACCTCATCGTAGTGTTTGTATTCGGCATAAGTGGACTGTTAGTAGCTGGACTTGGAGCGTTAATCATGGCCAGAGATTTAGAGTCTTGGAAACTAAGACTTGATGTTGTTTTAGCCACTATACTATACATG GGGTTTACTTCTGGATTCTTTAACGTTGTGGTACAAATTTGGGTGCTGCGAGTGAAAGGTCCAGTGTATGTGGCCATGTTCAAGCCGTTAACAATTGTGATAGCGGTATTTATGGGTGTCTTGATCCTTGGAGATTCACTGCAACTTGGAAG TGTTTTAGGGGGCTGCATAATAACAATAGGATTTTATGTGGTGGTTTGGGGGAAAGCCAAAGAAGACAACGAAAGCGCATTGACCATCAGTGCTCCTCTGCTCGAATCACATGAAGAAGATTTTTAA
- the LOC110930187 gene encoding uncharacterized protein LOC110930187 produces the protein MPKPQVHLGQRRTSFPVWVLAFICAIIAFVIIIAGIIVFIGYLAIRPKVPILYVHTARLDEAVYNQEGVFSVRLTINIKAENHNLKAHVSFYNTKLLLVYHALSIAQLVADPFDVMKNSSQELHYVVESSSIPLDPRVQDLTEQALQNTHMMPFSLKGTSRTRFRVGPLGFLKFWLHINCHMWLPTNNSVVYPHCSTSSH, from the coding sequence ATGCCGAAACCGCAGGTCCACCTCGGCCAACGCCGCACCAGTTTCCCCGTCTGGGTCCTCGCCTTCATCTGCGCCATCATCGCCTTCGTCATCATAATCGCTGGAATCATCGTCTTCATCGGCTACCTCGCCATCCGCCCCAAAGTTCCCATCCTCTACGTCCACACCGCCCGCCTGGACGAAGCAGTCTACAACCAAGAAGGCGTGTTTTCCGTCCGGTTAACCATCAACATCAAAGCCGAGAATCATAACCTCAAAGCACATGTCAGCTTCTACAACACGAAGCTCTTACTCGTCTACCACGCGCTGAGCATTGCTCAGCTCGTGGCGGACCCGTTTGATGTGATGAAGAATTCATCACAAGAGTTGCATTATGTGGTGGAGTCATCGTCTATTCCGTTGGATCCTCGGGTGCAGGATCTGACGGAACAGGCATTGCAAAACACGCACATGATGCCGTTCTCGTTGAAAGGGACCTCCAGGACGAGATTTCGGGTTGGACCGTTGGGATTTTTAAAGTTTTGGTTGCATATAAATTGTCATATGTGGTTGCCTACTAACAACAGTGTTGTGTACCCGCATTGTAGCACTTCTTCACATTGA
- the LOC110930184 gene encoding WAT1-related protein At5g40240 isoform X1 gives MGVEERGRMVYKDVLPFAGMMMVEFILVGGNTLYKSASVQGINSYVFTFYVFLIGFIFLLPCIFILHRRTSVPPIKFSVAGKIIILSVIMYMSQIFGYIGLKYGSPTLSSIMSNLSPAFTFVLAFFFSMEKVHLRSYTSQAKIIGTLLSILGAITATVYSGPSLLSTSMNTDWIIGGILLASQYFLLSFALVAQAKILVEYSVDLIVVFVFGISGLLVAGLGALIMARDLESWKLRLDVVLATILYMGFTSGFFNVVVQIWVLRVKGPVYVAMFKPLTIVIAVFMGVLILGDSLQLGSVLGGCIITIGFYVVVWGKAKEDNESALTISAPLLESHEEDF, from the exons ATGGGTGTTGAAGAGAGAGGCAGGATGGTGTATAAAGATGTATTGCCATTTGCAGGGATGATGATGGTCGAGTTCATCCTTGTTGGAGGTAACACACTCTACAAATCCGCAAGTGTTCAAGGCATTAACTCTTATGTTTTCACCTTTTATGTCTTCCTTATTGGCTTCATCTTCCTCTTGCCATGCATCTTTATCCTGCACAG AAGGACAAGTGTCCCACCCATCAAATTCTCTGTCGCTGGGAAGATAATTATCCTAAGTGTGATCAT GTACATGTCACAAATATTCGGATATATTGGTCTCAAGTATGGTTCTCCAACTCTATCATCGATCATGAGCAACCTTTCACCAGCTTTTACCTTCGTGCTTGCATTTTTCTTCAG TATGGAAAAGGTACATTTGCGAAGCTATACCAGTCAGGCTAAAATTATAGGAACACTATTGTCGATATTAGGAGCAATAACAGCAACCGTTTATAGCGGTCCATCACTTTTATCGACCTCAATGAACACGGACTGGATCATTGGTGGCATTTTACTTGCTAGTCAATATTTTCTACTTTCGTTCGCTTTAGTTGCCCAG GCAAAGATATTGGTAGAGTATTCTGTGGACCTCATCGTAGTGTTTGTATTCGGCATAAGTGGACTGTTAGTAGCTGGACTTGGAGCGTTAATCATGGCCAGAGATTTAGAGTCTTGGAAACTAAGACTTGATGTTGTTTTAGCCACTATACTATACATG GGGTTTACTTCTGGATTCTTTAACGTTGTGGTACAAATTTGGGTGCTGCGAGTGAAAGGTCCAGTGTATGTGGCCATGTTCAAGCCGTTAACAATTGTGATAGCGGTATTTATGGGTGTCTTGATCCTTGGAGATTCACTGCAACTTGGAAG TGTTTTAGGGGGCTGCATAATAACAATAGGATTTTATGTGGTGGTTTGGGGGAAAGCCAAAGAAGACAACGAAAGCGCATTGACCATCAGTGCTCCTCTGCTCGAATCACATGAAGAAGATTTTTAA
- the LOC110930186 gene encoding pentatricopeptide repeat-containing protein At1g77360, mitochondrial produces MDPIQAVKPLEQQFENPPKKYPSYLDTNELSSRARIVCEMLARVYPGEVETGLSTLGMNLEPEVVEEIIKFSYGYPETVVMFFKWVGSRQKHSPLMWNLIVDLLGKNKMFDQMWEAIRSMKQEGVLSLTTFVSVFGSYCEVGKFSEAVMTFDLMKIYGVEPDVVAVNSLLSAICRDETQTAKAYEFFEKVKTRISPDGDTYAILFEGWEKERDVARAKTLFGEMVVNVGWSSKYTSAYDAFLTTLVNASQIDEALNFLQVMKGKKCLPGLKFFSNALDSLVQKNDSVNALSLWDTMMTGELTPTLTMYNTMIGLLCNNDEIANAFQFLDNMPYRGVFADSVTYNVVFRCLIKNKKVKEAGKFFTEMIKNEQPPTPANCSDAMSLFFDHDDPEMAYEVWAYVKEEGVTPVEDSANALLVGLASLGRLSEFRRNFEKFLKGTVKIYESTMEKLKIACQREGKKACELYDDLDRKWRYS; encoded by the coding sequence ATGGACCCAATTCAGGCTGTTAAACCCTTAGAACAACAATTCGAAAACCCCCCCAAAAAATACCCATCATATCTTGACACCAATGAGTTATCATCAAGAGCAAGAATTGTATGTGAAATGTTAGCTAGGGTTTACCCGGGTGAAGTCGAAACTGGATTATCCACATTGGGAATGAATCTTGAGCCTGAAGTTGTTGAAGAAATTATAAAGTTTTCATACGGGTATCCCGAAACGGTTGTTATGTTTTTCAAGTGGGTCGGTTCGAGGCAAAAGCATTCGCCTTTGATGTGGAATTTGATTGTGGATTTACTTGGGAAGAATAAGATGTTTGACCAGATGTGGGAAGCGATTAGATCGATGAAGCAGGAAGGGGTTTTGTCGTTGACGACGTTTGTTTCGGTTTTCGGGAGTTATTGTGAGGTTGGGAAGTTTTCTGAAGCGGTGATGACGTTTGATTTGATGAAAATTTATGGGGTTGAACCGGATGTTGTGGCGGTGAACTCGCTTTTGAGTGCTATCTGTCGTGACGAAACGCAGACAGCGAAAGCGTATGAGTTTTTCGAGAAAGTGAAGACGAGGATATCGCCGGATGGAGATACGTATGCGATTTTGTTTGAAGGGTGGGAGAAGGAACGTGATGTGGCTCGAGCTAAAACGTTGTTTGGAGAGATGGTGGTTAATGTCGGGTGGAGCTCGAAGTACACGTCGGCTTACGATGCGTTCTTGACCACTTTGGTTAACGCTTCACAGATCGACGAGGCATTAAACTTTCTTCAGGTCATGAAGGGGAAGAAGTGTTTGCCGGGTTTAAAATTCTTCTCTAACGCGCTTGATTCTCTTGTTCAGAAGAATGATTCCGTTAACGCTTTATCGTTATGGGATACGATGATGACGGGTGAGTTGACCCCGACTTTGACCATGTATAACACCATGATCGGTTTGCTATGCAACAACGATGAAATCGCTAACGCGTTCCAATTTTTGGATAATATGCCATACCGTGGGGTTTTCGCGGATTCCGTAACCTACAACGTAGTTTTCCGATGTCTGATAAAGAACAAGAAGGTGAAAGAAGCAGGGAAGTTTTTCACCGAGATGATCAAGAACGAACAACCTCCGACACCTGCAAACTGTTCTGATGCGATGTCATTGTTCTTTGATCATGATGATCCTGAGATGGCGTATGAGGTTTGGGCCTATGTGAAGGAGGAGGGCGTTACGCCCGTTGAAGATAGCGCGAATGCTTTACTTGTCGGGCTTGCTAGTTTGGGCCGGCTGTCGGAGTTTAGGAGAAACTTCGAAAAGTTTCTGAAAGGAACAGTTAAGATCTATGAGTCTACGATGGAGAAGTTGAAGATCGCGTGCCAGAGGGAGGGGAAAAAAGCTTGTGAGTTGTACGATGATCTTGATCGGAAATGGAGATATTCGTAG